From a single Stackebrandtia endophytica genomic region:
- a CDS encoding type II toxin-antitoxin system HipA family toxin, whose amino-acid sequence MAELIVELYGRHIGTLSGTWRTFDFTATARAVEEYGIDSPLLSVVIPLTVIPTRSRKDRRQNFFRELLPEGRMLTRMAQDINVAEQDVIALLRAYGRDVAGALQIWDPEAPGEPKQPGLEPLTVHDVAEMLLNVQDNPLGNKPVGGKTSLAGVQDKIVLASTPDGWNRVIDGYPSTHILKPESGDHPTIIYDEEYGSRFARATGLAEFHTWIEVFETTPALVIERYDRSPDTPSGRIHQEDFNQALGAGGSRKYQRYGGRVSLARIAKVLSTTGNTESLERLLRMTVLSAAIGNLDMHAKNISLLHFQDGTMTLAPAYDIVPQSHLPNDGEMALAINHEYRHQSITRDHLIAEGHNWGLTNPRQLINDTLAIVLETAAKEAPHPAAHPGLTHDITRFTTNLLNNRAAGEPD is encoded by the coding sequence GTGGCTGAATTGATAGTGGAGCTGTATGGCAGGCACATCGGAACACTGAGCGGAACATGGCGCACCTTCGATTTCACCGCCACAGCACGCGCAGTTGAGGAATACGGAATCGATAGTCCACTACTTTCCGTAGTCATCCCATTGACCGTAATCCCCACTCGCTCACGAAAAGATCGGCGTCAGAACTTCTTCCGAGAGTTGCTACCGGAAGGAAGAATGCTGACGCGGATGGCACAGGACATCAACGTGGCAGAGCAGGACGTCATTGCGTTGCTGCGAGCGTATGGGCGCGACGTTGCCGGCGCCCTCCAGATCTGGGATCCCGAGGCCCCCGGTGAGCCCAAGCAACCAGGACTTGAGCCGCTGACGGTACACGACGTCGCGGAAATGTTGTTGAACGTTCAAGACAATCCGCTAGGCAACAAACCGGTTGGCGGTAAGACCTCACTGGCCGGCGTGCAGGACAAGATCGTTCTCGCATCAACACCAGACGGCTGGAATCGTGTCATTGACGGCTATCCGTCCACTCACATCCTCAAACCCGAATCGGGCGACCACCCTACGATCATCTACGACGAGGAATACGGCTCGCGCTTCGCGCGCGCGACAGGACTCGCCGAGTTTCACACTTGGATCGAAGTATTCGAAACCACCCCGGCACTTGTGATCGAACGCTACGACCGATCGCCCGATACTCCAAGCGGACGCATCCACCAAGAGGATTTCAATCAGGCCCTTGGAGCCGGAGGAAGCCGAAAGTACCAGAGGTACGGTGGGCGCGTCAGCCTGGCACGAATTGCCAAGGTCCTGTCCACGACCGGGAACACGGAATCCCTTGAACGGTTGCTACGAATGACCGTGCTGTCGGCAGCCATCGGGAACCTGGACATGCATGCCAAAAACATCTCACTATTGCACTTTCAAGACGGCACCATGACACTTGCGCCCGCCTATGACATCGTCCCGCAATCCCACCTACCCAACGACGGCGAAATGGCCCTCGCCATCAATCACGAGTACCGTCACCAATCCATCACCCGAGATCACCTCATTGCTGAGGGCCACAACTGGGGGCTGACCAACCCCAGACAGCTGATCAACGACACTCTGGCAATCGTCCTTGAAACCGCAGCCAAGGAGGCGCCTCACCCTGCTGCTCACCCAGGACTTACCCACGACATCACACGGTTCACAACAAATCTCCTGAACAACCGCGCCGCAGGTGAACCCGACTGA
- a CDS encoding MmcQ/YjbR family DNA-binding protein, with translation MSTEDDVRRIALGLPEVTERTSYGTPAFYVAGKIFARFREEPGVLVCWCRDLGDREALLAASPQKFFTTDHYRGHASVLVRLSQVDTNELSELLEDAWAARAPRRLTSE, from the coding sequence ATGAGCACTGAGGACGATGTCCGTCGGATCGCGCTCGGGTTGCCCGAGGTGACGGAACGGACTTCCTATGGCACCCCGGCTTTCTACGTGGCGGGCAAGATCTTCGCGCGGTTTCGAGAAGAACCGGGGGTGTTGGTCTGTTGGTGCCGGGATCTGGGCGACCGGGAGGCACTCTTGGCCGCCTCCCCGCAGAAGTTCTTCACGACGGACCATTATCGGGGCCATGCCAGTGTCCTCGTCCGGCTGTCTCAAGTTGACACGAATGAACTGTCCGAATTGCTCGAAGACGCCTGGGCCGCTCGGGCACCTCGTCGTCTGACGTCGGAGTAG
- a CDS encoding GNAT family N-acetyltransferase has product MSTPFTVKPTLRGELVTLRPIRRGDADVLGRILREDPDVARLTGYVHSSTEEPSGPPIEQLRDIYGSWAESDDRLVLGVVDNVDGALVGEVVLSDWNEDNRSCGFRTFISAAGRGRGLGTEATGMIIDYGLQEINMHRIRLEVYDFNPRARRVYEKVGFVHEGIGRDALRFDDRWIDVHYMAILATDQRPGGGPPTGH; this is encoded by the coding sequence ATGTCCACACCGTTCACCGTGAAACCGACGTTGCGGGGCGAGCTGGTCACGCTGCGCCCCATTCGACGCGGCGACGCCGACGTCCTCGGCCGTATCCTTCGGGAGGATCCGGATGTCGCGCGACTGACCGGGTACGTGCACAGCAGCACCGAGGAACCCTCGGGGCCTCCGATCGAGCAGCTGCGCGACATCTACGGGTCCTGGGCCGAGTCCGATGACCGGCTCGTACTCGGCGTGGTGGACAACGTCGACGGCGCGCTGGTCGGCGAGGTCGTGCTCTCGGACTGGAACGAGGACAACCGTTCCTGTGGCTTCCGCACGTTCATAAGCGCGGCGGGCCGTGGTCGGGGATTGGGAACCGAGGCCACCGGCATGATCATCGATTACGGTCTACAAGAGATCAATATGCACCGCATACGTCTGGAGGTATACGACTTCAACCCTCGGGCGCGCCGTGTGTATGAAAAGGTCGGTTTCGTCCACGAGGGAATTGGCCGAGACGCGCTACGCTTCGACGATCGATGGATCGATGTGCATTACATGGCGATCCTGGCGACCGATCAACGGCCCGGCGGGGGTCCACCCACCGGCCACTAG
- a CDS encoding SDR family oxidoreductase, with protein sequence MDSNGRARGPVLVTGATGTLGRVVVARLRSVGFPVRGLSRRKHLPDDRIDWVVGDVTTGSGIGSAVEGIHTVVHLASAPYRRGYTRSVEIDGTRRLLDEAHTAGVQHIVYTSIIGCDHIPWAYFETKVAAEELIAKGPIPFSILRLGQFHDFVDRALSSLSGIGLLVADRKVLAQPVDTSDVAERITAALRAGPASGIEEFGGPEVLDLRIAAQQWLAATGKRRAILPVRIPGKLGRAFRDGHLTAPAAPRGSRTWREYLAAKYSPDITR encoded by the coding sequence ATGGACAGCAACGGTCGAGCTCGGGGTCCGGTACTCGTCACCGGTGCCACGGGAACGTTGGGGCGGGTGGTCGTGGCACGGCTTCGTTCCGTCGGGTTTCCGGTGCGCGGCCTCAGCCGCCGAAAACATCTGCCGGATGACCGCATCGACTGGGTCGTCGGAGACGTCACGACCGGTTCGGGGATCGGTTCGGCCGTCGAGGGGATCCACACCGTCGTCCATCTCGCCTCGGCGCCGTATCGGCGCGGCTACACCAGATCGGTCGAGATCGACGGGACCAGGCGACTGCTCGACGAAGCGCATACCGCCGGTGTGCAGCACATCGTCTACACCTCGATCATCGGCTGCGACCACATCCCCTGGGCCTACTTCGAGACCAAGGTGGCGGCCGAGGAGCTGATAGCGAAGGGGCCCATACCCTTCAGCATCCTGCGACTGGGCCAGTTCCACGACTTCGTCGACCGCGCGTTGAGTTCGCTGTCCGGGATCGGGCTGCTCGTCGCCGATCGAAAAGTTCTCGCGCAACCGGTCGACACCTCCGATGTGGCCGAACGAATAACCGCCGCGCTTCGAGCCGGTCCCGCTTCCGGCATCGAGGAGTTCGGCGGGCCCGAGGTTCTCGATCTACGCATCGCCGCCCAGCAGTGGTTGGCGGCGACCGGCAAACGCCGGGCGATCCTGCCCGTCAGAATCCCCGGGAAACTGGGACGAGCCTTCCGAGACGGTCACCTGACCGCACCCGCCGCCCCACGCGGCAGCCGCACCTGGCGGGAGTACCTGGCGGCCAAGTACTCCCCCGACATCACACGTTGA
- a CDS encoding response regulator has protein sequence MTTRVLIADDDDLVRHGFRMVVDSQPDMTVVADVPDGAAALAAVRRLKPDVVLADIRMPKVTGIEVVRRVDTPTSVIVVTTFDDDEYVRAALDAGAAGFVLKRSGPALLVEAIRAACAGDALISPSLTVRLLRGSGAPRSMPSRPRGDGAGLSEREEQVVVLLADGRTNAEIGAELFITAGTVKTHIANAQRKVGARNRVGLAAWAWRTGLVVP, from the coding sequence GTGACTACTCGCGTGCTCATCGCCGACGACGATGATCTGGTACGCCACGGTTTCCGCATGGTCGTCGACTCCCAGCCCGACATGACGGTGGTCGCCGATGTGCCTGACGGCGCGGCCGCGTTGGCGGCGGTGCGGCGCCTGAAACCAGACGTCGTCCTCGCCGACATCCGAATGCCCAAGGTGACCGGGATCGAAGTCGTCAGGAGAGTCGACACGCCGACGAGCGTCATCGTCGTGACGACATTCGATGATGACGAATATGTTCGAGCCGCCCTCGACGCCGGCGCCGCCGGGTTCGTCCTGAAACGATCCGGGCCGGCACTGCTGGTGGAGGCGATCCGGGCGGCGTGTGCCGGTGACGCGCTGATCAGTCCGTCGTTGACGGTGCGACTGCTGCGGGGGTCCGGGGCACCCCGCTCGATGCCATCGCGGCCCCGCGGTGACGGTGCCGGACTGTCGGAACGGGAGGAGCAGGTGGTGGTGCTGTTGGCCGATGGCCGAACCAACGCCGAGATCGGTGCCGAACTGTTCATCACCGCCGGCACCGTCAAGACCCACATCGCCAATGCACAGCGCAAGGTCGGTGCCCGAAACCGAGTCGGCCTGGCGGCCTGGGCATGGCGAACCGGCCTGGTGGTGCCGTGA
- a CDS encoding sensor histidine kinase, with protein MWTWIRVGTGFLVVISGGWAVVDSFTVGWAAVPAVFACLALAVWDRPRRNVITLAVAALVSTVVSVGYDGVASNRAALWWFVETVLLLVVLHLASRRATTMVEYAVIAAGAGALFATPFRLGPLMDPPAPEDELILLGLLWLAMAAMAIAVGRFLHRVRRRSELAVATARRSQRLALARDLHDFVAHDVNGMVVQAQAAQFVAASDPQQALAALARIEAAGLRALSSLDRTVVLLQEHHDRLRDAAADFADIETLVRRFTESSGSRIGLDIDPDLRSLRPAEAVTAAAHRVVVESLSNIRRHAPSAADITVRLRHRKPDLHIEVVNDLPDAEVHTRPAGGRGLLGLTEHVANLGGTIDAGPGARGWRVTAVIPL; from the coding sequence ATGTGGACGTGGATTCGCGTCGGGACGGGGTTCCTCGTCGTGATCTCGGGCGGCTGGGCGGTGGTGGACTCGTTCACCGTCGGCTGGGCGGCCGTCCCCGCCGTCTTTGCGTGCCTCGCCTTGGCGGTATGGGACCGACCGCGCCGCAACGTCATCACGCTGGCCGTCGCCGCACTGGTCTCAACGGTCGTGTCGGTCGGCTACGACGGTGTGGCGTCGAATCGGGCCGCCCTCTGGTGGTTCGTCGAAACCGTACTGTTGCTCGTCGTCCTCCATCTGGCCTCACGGCGCGCCACCACGATGGTGGAGTACGCGGTGATCGCGGCGGGAGCCGGTGCCTTGTTCGCGACGCCGTTTCGGTTGGGGCCGTTGATGGACCCGCCCGCCCCCGAGGATGAACTCATCCTTCTCGGTCTGTTGTGGCTGGCGATGGCGGCGATGGCGATCGCGGTCGGTCGCTTCCTGCATCGCGTGCGCAGGCGCAGCGAGCTGGCGGTCGCGACGGCACGGCGGTCGCAGCGGTTGGCGCTGGCCCGAGACCTTCACGATTTCGTGGCCCACGACGTCAACGGCATGGTGGTTCAGGCGCAGGCGGCGCAGTTCGTCGCCGCCTCCGATCCACAACAGGCGCTGGCGGCGTTGGCACGCATCGAGGCGGCCGGACTTCGGGCGCTGTCGTCGCTGGATCGCACCGTGGTGTTGCTGCAGGAGCACCACGATCGTCTCCGTGACGCGGCGGCCGACTTCGCCGACATCGAGACACTGGTCCGGCGGTTCACCGAGTCGAGCGGCTCGCGGATCGGCCTTGACATCGACCCGGACCTGCGATCCCTTCGACCGGCGGAGGCGGTCACCGCTGCGGCGCACCGGGTCGTGGTGGAGTCGTTGAGCAACATCCGACGTCACGCGCCGAGTGCGGCCGACATCACCGTCCGGCTGCGGCATCGGAAGCCCGACCTGCACATCGAGGTGGTCAACGACCTGCCCGATGCGGAGGTCCACACTCGACCTGCCGGTGGCCGGGGTCTGCTCGGTCTCACCGAACACGTGGCGAACCTGGGCGGCACCATCGACGCCGGTCCGGGCGCTCGCGGTTGGCGCGTGACGGCGGTGATTCCACTGTGA
- a CDS encoding protein-arginine deiminase family protein, which yields MGKLITSRRLRWVTAGLAVVLTASAGTIVWQLSQRSETLLLADTDRDGLISEADRSGRAQWSTERGAIVVPNLDDDGGNCGTFTDEEGQRRGDDALAACGDAFDQQVNGDADLLDLAPLRIEPIADVGTDAWATVTVDEASIDSARLFIRSTEGEYSPLAPGEHISADRLRGGVDLALEATDIARDSEVWNGFIDVSLQVHDGQTVTMDRVRVRVAPLLLSHDLNPIDRMMIADNATTPEDAERHDYDPTTADPVYPGEDAFRDELSQGLAEAGLDGPTYYPTGGDRWMRDQFITGMAAMPGPDGTVHTMTVLLRSAVVDPEGSTEEFPLRDAGRPVYSMLRGPDVAAVQTYSPDRVGDDDYNMLWGSFNSTGNFIVAPPYATDDGSWPVGRVLYGSDGGDAAPDPAFVTLLEAQRDQDPLPIDTSWLGVGHIDEFLSFIPADNDRGWAAVVADPDLGEELLAKLVAAGRGDHPLMSGIAEGDLTVEEAMKSTDLTNGNRIAAAGIEAAIRVLTDELDLGKDELVRIPALFTDLVIDGYPRQDIVANLLPAIVNGVETGTGVYLAVRPHGPLDDTGNDVFAHAAETAFAAVGGRIAWVEAFEYGHDSGTVGGEIHCLTNTIREHVGEPWWRA from the coding sequence ATGGGCAAACTCATCACTTCCCGACGACTTCGTTGGGTGACCGCGGGACTGGCCGTGGTGCTGACCGCGAGCGCGGGAACGATCGTCTGGCAACTCTCCCAACGCAGCGAGACGCTGCTGTTGGCCGACACCGACCGCGACGGGTTGATCAGCGAGGCCGACCGTTCCGGCAGGGCGCAGTGGAGCACCGAACGCGGCGCCATCGTCGTTCCCAATCTCGATGACGACGGTGGAAACTGCGGCACCTTCACCGACGAGGAGGGCCAACGACGTGGTGACGACGCGTTGGCCGCCTGCGGTGACGCCTTCGACCAGCAGGTGAACGGCGACGCCGATCTTCTCGACCTCGCACCACTGCGGATTGAACCCATCGCCGACGTCGGCACCGACGCGTGGGCCACCGTCACCGTCGACGAGGCTTCCATCGATAGCGCTCGCCTGTTCATCCGCAGTACCGAGGGCGAGTACTCACCGCTGGCACCGGGTGAGCACATCTCCGCCGACCGGCTCCGCGGCGGCGTCGATCTGGCGTTGGAGGCCACCGACATCGCCCGTGACAGCGAGGTGTGGAACGGCTTCATCGACGTGTCACTTCAGGTGCACGATGGACAAACCGTCACGATGGACCGGGTTCGCGTCCGGGTGGCTCCGTTGCTGCTCAGCCATGACCTCAACCCCATCGACCGGATGATGATCGCCGACAACGCCACGACACCCGAGGACGCCGAACGGCACGACTACGACCCGACCACCGCCGACCCCGTCTATCCCGGAGAGGACGCGTTCCGTGACGAGTTGTCACAGGGACTGGCCGAAGCGGGACTCGACGGGCCGACCTACTACCCCACCGGCGGTGACCGATGGATGCGGGACCAGTTCATCACCGGGATGGCCGCCATGCCCGGCCCCGACGGCACGGTTCACACCATGACCGTGCTGTTGCGGTCGGCCGTGGTCGACCCGGAGGGCAGCACCGAGGAGTTTCCGCTGCGAGACGCCGGGCGCCCCGTCTACTCGATGCTGCGCGGCCCGGACGTCGCGGCGGTGCAGACGTACAGCCCGGACCGGGTCGGTGACGACGACTACAACATGCTGTGGGGGTCGTTCAACTCGACCGGGAACTTCATCGTGGCACCGCCCTACGCGACCGACGACGGCTCCTGGCCGGTGGGGCGTGTCCTCTACGGTTCCGACGGTGGCGATGCCGCACCCGATCCCGCCTTCGTCACTTTGCTTGAGGCACAACGTGATCAGGACCCGCTGCCGATCGACACCAGTTGGCTGGGCGTCGGCCACATCGACGAATTCCTCTCGTTCATTCCCGCCGACAACGACCGGGGGTGGGCGGCGGTCGTCGCCGATCCCGACCTGGGTGAGGAGCTGCTGGCGAAGCTGGTGGCCGCCGGCCGGGGGGATCATCCGCTCATGTCCGGGATCGCCGAGGGCGACCTGACCGTCGAGGAGGCGATGAAGTCGACGGATCTCACCAACGGCAACCGGATCGCGGCGGCGGGCATCGAGGCGGCGATTCGGGTGCTGACCGACGAGCTCGACCTCGGGAAGGACGAGCTCGTACGGATTCCCGCGTTGTTCACCGACCTGGTGATCGACGGCTATCCCCGTCAGGACATCGTGGCCAATCTACTGCCCGCAATCGTCAACGGTGTCGAGACCGGCACCGGGGTGTACCTGGCCGTCCGCCCACACGGCCCTCTCGACGACACCGGGAACGACGTGTTCGCCCACGCCGCCGAAACCGCGTTCGCGGCGGTGGGTGGTCGGATCGCGTGGGTTGAGGCCTTTGAGTACGGCCACGACTCCGGGACCGTCGGTGGCGAGATCCATTGCCTCACCAACACGATCCGCGAACACGTCGGCGAGCCGTGGTGGCGCGCCTGA
- a CDS encoding M15 family metallopeptidase, with product MSSRWSRVVGATVMVLTLLGCASSVPGEARPTDTYPLGREDGYIEDSLSPFDDAHPAIANLEPGLRAAAQAAATDAAAQGVDMVVTSGWRSQRYQEVLLAEAIDTYGSETEALRWVSTAEESRHVSGDAVDFGPTDANSWLSQHGHRYGLCQTYANEMWHYELTVEPGQMCPAPVSDAASR from the coding sequence ATGTCAAGCAGATGGTCACGGGTGGTGGGGGCGACGGTGATGGTGTTGACGCTCCTCGGTTGTGCGTCGTCGGTGCCGGGGGAGGCCCGACCCACCGATACGTATCCGCTCGGGCGCGAGGACGGGTACATCGAGGATTCGTTGTCGCCGTTCGACGACGCGCATCCGGCGATCGCGAACCTGGAGCCCGGGCTTCGTGCCGCCGCTCAGGCCGCCGCGACCGATGCCGCCGCGCAGGGGGTCGACATGGTCGTCACCAGTGGCTGGCGCAGTCAGCGCTACCAGGAGGTGTTGTTGGCCGAGGCGATCGACACCTACGGCAGTGAAACCGAAGCGCTGAGGTGGGTGTCGACGGCGGAGGAGTCCCGGCACGTCAGCGGCGACGCCGTCGACTTCGGGCCGACCGATGCCAACAGTTGGCTGAGCCAACACGGTCACCGGTACGGACTCTGCCAGACCTACGCCAACGAGATGTGGCACTACGAGTTGACTGTGGAGCCGGGCCAGATGTGCCCGGCACCGGTGTCGGATGCGGCGTCGCGGTGA
- a CDS encoding response regulator transcription factor — protein MRVLIVEDEPYLAEAVQSGLRHESIPADIAPDAEAAIERITVNDYDVVLLDRDLPGMSGDDVCRYIVREHPDVRVLMLTAAGRVSEKVDGFELGADDYLTKPFAFEELVVRLRSLARRPAASLPPVLEFADLTLDVFRREVYRAGRYVKLTRKQFAVLELLMRADGGVVSAETLLEKAWDENADPFTSAPRVTMSTLRKALGPPDLIQTVSGAGYRLIEPETAGD, from the coding sequence ATGCGAGTGTTGATCGTCGAGGACGAGCCGTATCTGGCCGAAGCGGTGCAGTCGGGGCTGCGGCACGAATCGATCCCCGCCGACATCGCCCCGGACGCCGAAGCCGCGATCGAGCGGATCACCGTCAACGACTACGACGTGGTGCTGCTCGATCGGGACCTTCCCGGCATGTCCGGCGACGACGTGTGTCGCTACATCGTCCGGGAACACCCGGATGTGCGGGTCCTCATGTTGACGGCGGCCGGCCGGGTCTCGGAGAAGGTCGACGGGTTCGAACTCGGTGCCGACGACTACCTCACCAAGCCGTTCGCGTTCGAGGAACTGGTCGTTCGTCTGCGGTCGCTGGCCCGCCGTCCCGCCGCGTCGCTGCCGCCGGTTCTCGAATTCGCCGATCTCACGCTCGACGTATTCCGACGGGAGGTGTACCGCGCCGGGCGATACGTGAAGCTCACCCGCAAACAGTTCGCGGTGTTGGAGCTGCTCATGCGCGCCGACGGAGGTGTGGTCAGCGCCGAAACCCTGCTGGAGAAGGCATGGGACGAAAACGCCGACCCCTTCACCAGCGCACCCCGGGTCACCATGTCGACCCTGCGCAAGGCGTTGGGACCACCCGACCTCATTCAGACCGTCTCGGGTGCGGGCTACCGACTCATCGAACCGGAGACCGCCGGTGACTGA
- a CDS encoding sensor histidine kinase, with product MTENRSVFSSARLRLAVSYAAFLVAAGAMVMAAAYVVLRYVPNYPLMPANPNDPPPVASRQDILEALLGVSAGILVTLAVVGMVGGWFLAGWILRPLRSLSEAARVAATGRLDHRVRLSRRDDEFGEVADSFDGMLERLQDAFATQERFAANASHELRTPLAVTATMLDVAAVNPTEQDYPKLLERLRELNSRAIGITEALLRLADANAVTAASEPVDLDAIVSTALTEAVDDALQRKVTLSGSLNGGVVMGDPALLAQLTDNLVRNAIRHNATAGFAWITTYHTPTTAVLRVENSGRDYTAAEAARLREPFLRGQGRTRTAGSGYGLGLALVARITAVHSGHLSIAPRHGGGLTVTITFHRGG from the coding sequence GTGACTGAGAACCGCTCGGTGTTCAGCAGTGCCCGACTGCGATTGGCGGTCAGCTACGCCGCGTTTCTGGTCGCGGCCGGTGCCATGGTCATGGCCGCGGCCTACGTCGTGCTGCGGTATGTCCCGAACTATCCGCTGATGCCGGCCAACCCCAACGACCCTCCCCCGGTCGCCAGCAGACAGGACATCCTGGAAGCCCTGCTCGGCGTCTCGGCGGGGATCCTGGTCACGCTCGCCGTTGTGGGGATGGTCGGCGGTTGGTTCCTCGCCGGTTGGATCCTGCGACCGCTGAGATCCCTGTCCGAGGCGGCCCGCGTCGCCGCTACCGGGCGGCTGGATCACCGGGTACGGCTGAGTCGCCGCGACGACGAGTTCGGTGAGGTCGCCGACAGTTTCGACGGCATGCTTGAGCGGCTTCAAGACGCCTTCGCCACGCAGGAGCGCTTCGCCGCCAACGCCTCCCACGAACTGCGGACCCCGTTGGCGGTCACCGCGACCATGTTGGACGTCGCCGCCGTCAATCCCACCGAACAGGACTATCCGAAGCTGCTGGAACGGTTGCGGGAGTTGAATTCTCGTGCCATCGGCATTACCGAGGCACTGCTGCGTCTGGCGGACGCCAACGCGGTCACGGCGGCGTCGGAACCGGTCGACCTCGACGCGATCGTCAGCACCGCCCTGACCGAGGCCGTGGACGACGCCCTGCAACGCAAGGTCACCCTCAGCGGTTCGCTGAACGGCGGAGTCGTCATGGGCGACCCGGCGCTGCTGGCGCAACTGACCGACAATCTGGTGCGGAACGCGATCAGACACAACGCGACTGCGGGCTTCGCCTGGATCACGACGTATCACACCCCGACGACGGCGGTTCTGCGAGTAGAGAACTCCGGCCGCGACTACACCGCCGCGGAGGCGGCCAGGTTGCGCGAACCCTTCCTCCGCGGCCAAGGCCGAACCAGAACCGCCGGTTCCGGGTATGGCCTCGGGTTGGCCCTGGTGGCACGAATCACCGCTGTCCATAGTGGCCATTTGTCGATAGCGCCTCGCCACGGTGGCGGGCTCACGGTGACGATCACCTTCCATCGGGGCGGATGA